One Streptomyces hundungensis DNA segment encodes these proteins:
- a CDS encoding response regulator transcription factor produces MTRVLLAEDDASISEPLARALRREGYEVEVREDGPTALDAGLQGGADLVVLDLGLPGMDGLEVARRLRAEGHTVPILVLTARADEVDTVVGLDAGADDYVTKPFRLAELLARVRALLRRGATEPAPQPATHGVRIDVESHRAWMGDEELQLTAKEFDLLRVLVRDAGRVVTRDQLMREVWDTTWWSSTKTLDMHISWLRKKLGDDAANPRYIATVRGVGFRFEKS; encoded by the coding sequence ATGACCCGTGTACTGCTCGCCGAGGACGACGCGTCCATCTCGGAGCCACTGGCCCGCGCCCTGCGCAGGGAGGGTTACGAGGTCGAGGTCCGCGAGGACGGCCCGACCGCCCTCGACGCCGGACTACAGGGGGGCGCCGACCTGGTCGTGCTCGACCTGGGGCTTCCCGGCATGGACGGCCTCGAAGTGGCGCGGAGGCTGCGCGCCGAGGGACACACCGTCCCCATCCTCGTGCTCACCGCCCGTGCCGACGAGGTGGACACCGTGGTCGGCCTCGACGCCGGCGCGGACGACTACGTCACCAAGCCCTTCCGGCTCGCCGAACTGCTCGCACGGGTCCGGGCGCTGCTGCGGCGCGGCGCCACCGAGCCGGCGCCCCAGCCCGCCACCCACGGGGTGCGGATCGACGTCGAGTCGCACCGCGCCTGGATGGGCGACGAGGAACTCCAGCTCACCGCCAAGGAGTTCGACCTGCTCAGGGTCCTGGTGCGGGACGCGGGCCGGGTGGTGACCCGCGACCAGCTGATGCGCGAGGTCTGGGACACCACCTGGTGGTCCTCGACCAAGACGCTCGACATGCACATCTCGTGGCTGCGCAAGAAGCTCGGCGACGACGCGGCCAACCCCCGCTACATCGCCACCGTCCGCGGAGTCGGCTTCCGCTTCGAGAAGAGCTAG
- a CDS encoding 5-(carboxyamino)imidazole ribonucleotide synthase — protein MVGGGQLARMTHEAGIPLGIRFKLLSDTPQDSAAQVVSEVVVGDYRDLDTLRDFARGCDVITFDHEHVPTEHLRALEADGIVVRPGPDALVHAHDKGVMRAKLSAIDAPCPRHRIVADPADVSRFAAEGEGYPVILKTVVGGYDGKGVWFVRSEADAADAFKAGVDVLAEEKVDFVRELAANVVRSPHGQAVAYPVVESIQVDGVCDTVIAPAPDLDDELAGEAQQLALRIASELGVVGHLAVELFETRDADGVPGILVNELAMRPHNSGHWTQDGAITSQFANHVRAVLDLPLGDPRPRSKWTVMCNVLGGDYPDMYYAYLHCMARDPQLKIHMYGKDVKPGRKVGHVNTYGDDLAEVRERARHAADYLRGTITE, from the coding sequence ATGGTCGGCGGCGGTCAGCTCGCCCGCATGACCCACGAGGCGGGCATCCCCCTCGGCATCAGATTCAAGCTCCTCAGTGACACCCCGCAGGACTCGGCGGCCCAGGTGGTGAGCGAGGTCGTCGTCGGCGACTATCGCGACCTGGACACGCTGCGTGACTTCGCGCGCGGCTGTGACGTGATCACCTTCGATCACGAGCACGTGCCCACCGAACACCTGCGGGCCCTGGAAGCGGACGGCATCGTCGTGCGCCCGGGGCCCGACGCGTTGGTGCACGCCCACGACAAGGGGGTGATGCGCGCCAAGCTGAGCGCGATCGACGCCCCCTGCCCTCGCCACCGCATCGTGGCCGACCCGGCCGACGTGTCGCGGTTCGCCGCCGAGGGCGAGGGCTATCCCGTCATCCTCAAGACGGTCGTCGGCGGCTACGACGGCAAGGGCGTGTGGTTCGTACGCTCCGAGGCGGACGCGGCCGACGCCTTCAAGGCGGGCGTCGACGTCCTCGCCGAGGAGAAGGTGGACTTCGTACGGGAGCTGGCGGCCAACGTCGTCCGCTCGCCGCACGGCCAGGCGGTGGCCTACCCCGTCGTGGAGTCGATCCAGGTCGACGGCGTGTGCGACACGGTGATCGCCCCCGCCCCCGACCTCGACGACGAGCTGGCGGGCGAGGCCCAGCAGCTCGCCCTGCGCATCGCGTCCGAGCTCGGCGTCGTCGGCCACCTCGCGGTCGAGCTGTTCGAGACCCGCGACGCCGACGGTGTGCCGGGCATCCTCGTCAACGAGCTGGCGATGCGCCCGCACAACTCCGGCCACTGGACCCAGGACGGCGCGATCACCTCGCAGTTCGCCAACCACGTCCGTGCCGTCCTCGACCTCCCCCTGGGCGACCCGCGCCCGCGGTCGAAGTGGACCGTGATGTGCAACGTGCTCGGCGGCGACTACCCGGACATGTACTACGCGTACCTGCACTGCATGGCCCGCGACCCCCAGCTCAAGATCCACATGTATGGCAAGGACGTGAAGCCCGGCCGCAAGGTGGGCCACGTCAACACCTACGGCGACGATCTCGCGGAGGTCCGCGAGCGGGCCCGCCACGCGGCCGACTACCTCAGAGGAACGATCACCGAATGA
- a CDS encoding dipeptidase, protein MSHLDEARALLARHPVVDGHNDLPWALREQTRYDLDRCDLATDLTGRTHTDLARLRSGGVGAQFWSVYVRSDLAGDEAVSATLEQIDCVDQMLARYPCELVPALTADDMEAARAEGRIASLKGAEGGHSINNSLATLRALYALGVRYMTLTHNDNLPWADSATDVPNVGGLSPFGHEVVREMNRIGMLVDLSHVAATTMRDALSTSVAPVIFSHSSARAICDHPRNIPDDVLAQLPGNGGVAMVTFVPKFILPAAVAWTQAADENLRAHGLHHLDASPEAMKLHEAFEAANPRPIATAATVADHLDHMREVAGVDHIGIGGDFDGTAFTPSGLDDVSGYPNLVAELLSRGWSSADLAKLTWSNAVRVLRDAESVSRELRVLRGPSNATLPPA, encoded by the coding sequence ATGAGCCACCTCGACGAAGCCCGCGCCCTGCTCGCCCGTCACCCCGTGGTCGACGGCCACAACGACCTCCCCTGGGCGCTGCGCGAGCAGACCCGCTACGACCTGGACCGCTGCGACCTGGCGACCGACCTCACCGGCCGCACCCACACCGACCTCGCCCGGCTGCGGTCCGGCGGGGTCGGGGCGCAGTTCTGGTCCGTGTACGTACGCAGCGACCTGGCGGGCGACGAGGCGGTCAGCGCCACCCTGGAGCAGATCGACTGCGTCGACCAGATGCTGGCGCGCTACCCGTGCGAACTGGTGCCCGCGCTCACCGCCGACGACATGGAGGCGGCGCGCGCCGAGGGCCGCATCGCCTCGCTCAAGGGCGCCGAGGGCGGCCACTCGATCAACAACTCCCTCGCCACGCTGCGCGCGCTGTACGCGCTCGGCGTGCGGTACATGACCCTGACCCACAACGACAACCTGCCGTGGGCGGACTCGGCGACCGACGTGCCGAACGTGGGCGGGCTCTCGCCGTTCGGCCACGAGGTCGTCCGCGAGATGAACCGCATCGGCATGCTGGTGGACCTCTCGCACGTCGCGGCGACGACGATGCGGGACGCGCTGTCCACGTCCGTGGCCCCCGTGATCTTCTCGCACTCCTCCGCGCGGGCGATCTGCGACCACCCGCGCAACATCCCGGACGACGTGCTGGCCCAGCTCCCCGGCAACGGCGGCGTGGCGATGGTGACCTTCGTGCCGAAGTTCATCCTCCCCGCGGCGGTGGCGTGGACCCAGGCCGCCGACGAGAACCTGCGGGCGCACGGCCTCCACCACCTGGACGCCTCGCCGGAGGCGATGAAGCTCCACGAGGCGTTCGAGGCGGCGAACCCGCGGCCGATCGCCACGGCCGCGACGGTCGCCGACCACCTGGACCACATGCGGGAGGTGGCGGGTGTCGACCACATCGGCATCGGCGGCGACTTCGACGGCACGGCGTTCACCCCGTCCGGCCTGGACGACGTCTCCGGCTACCCGAACCTGGTGGCCGAGCTGCTCTCCCGGGGCTGGTCCTCGGCGGACCTTGCGAAGCTGACGTGGTCGAACGCGGTGCGGGTGCTGCGCGACGCGGAGTCCGTGTCGCGGGAGCTCCGCGTTCTCCGAGGCCCCTCGAACGCGACCCTGCCCCCCGCCTAA
- a CDS encoding UDP-glucose dehydrogenase family protein: protein MALKLTVIGTGYLGATHAAAMAELGFEVLGLDVVPEKIEMLGQGRVPMYEPGLEELLRKHVAGIEGSSGRLRFTTSFEEVGAFGDVHFVCVNTPQKHGEYACDMSYVESAFGSLAPHLRDGALVVGKSTVPVGSAARLAAVLPENVELAWNPEFLREGFAVDDTLHPDRIVVGVESERAEKLLREVYAGPVGEGSPFVVTDFPTAELVKTAANSFLATKISFINAMAEVCEAADGDVVKLAEAIGHDDRIGKKFLRAGIGFGGGCLPKDIRAFMARAGELGADQALTFLREVDSVNMRRRGHMVELAREAVGGETFLGKRVAVLGATFKPDSDDVRDSPALNVAGQIHLQGGQVTVYDPKGMDNARRLFPTLGYAPSAVEAVRGADVVLHLTEWREFRDLDPAELAEAAATRIILDGRNALDPVTWREAGWTYRAMGRPRA, encoded by the coding sequence ATGGCCCTCAAGCTCACCGTGATCGGCACCGGATACCTCGGAGCCACCCATGCCGCGGCCATGGCGGAGCTGGGATTCGAGGTGCTGGGCCTTGACGTGGTCCCCGAGAAGATCGAGATGCTGGGCCAGGGACGTGTCCCGATGTACGAGCCGGGCCTGGAGGAGCTGCTGCGCAAGCACGTCGCGGGCATCGAGGGATCGAGCGGCCGGCTGCGCTTCACCACCTCCTTCGAGGAGGTCGGCGCGTTCGGCGACGTCCACTTCGTCTGCGTGAACACCCCGCAGAAGCACGGTGAGTACGCCTGCGACATGAGCTACGTCGAGTCCGCCTTCGGCTCGCTCGCCCCGCACCTGCGCGACGGCGCGCTGGTCGTGGGCAAGTCCACGGTGCCGGTCGGCTCGGCGGCCCGGCTCGCGGCCGTGCTGCCCGAGAACGTGGAGCTGGCATGGAACCCGGAGTTCCTGCGCGAGGGCTTCGCCGTCGACGACACCCTGCACCCCGACCGGATCGTGGTCGGCGTGGAGAGCGAGCGCGCCGAGAAGCTGCTTCGCGAGGTGTACGCGGGGCCCGTCGGCGAGGGCTCGCCGTTCGTGGTGACCGACTTCCCGACCGCGGAGCTGGTCAAGACCGCGGCCAACTCCTTCCTCGCCACCAAGATCTCCTTCATCAACGCCATGGCCGAGGTGTGCGAGGCCGCCGACGGCGACGTGGTCAAGCTCGCCGAGGCCATCGGCCACGACGACCGGATCGGAAAGAAGTTCCTGCGGGCCGGCATCGGCTTCGGCGGCGGCTGTCTGCCCAAGGACATCCGGGCGTTCATGGCGCGGGCCGGCGAGCTCGGTGCCGACCAGGCGCTGACCTTCCTGCGCGAGGTCGACTCCGTCAACATGCGCCGCCGCGGCCACATGGTGGAGCTGGCCCGCGAGGCGGTGGGCGGCGAGACCTTCCTCGGCAAGCGGGTCGCCGTGCTCGGCGCCACCTTCAAGCCCGACTCCGACGACGTACGGGACTCCCCCGCTCTGAACGTCGCCGGTCAGATCCACCTCCAGGGCGGCCAGGTCACGGTGTACGACCCCAAGGGCATGGACAACGCCCGCCGCCTCTTTCCGACGCTGGGGTACGCGCCGAGCGCCGTCGAGGCGGTGCGCGGCGCCGATGTCGTGCTGCACCTGACCGAGTGGCGCGAGTTCCGCGATCTCGACCCCGCCGAGCTGGCCGAGGCCGCGGCCACCCGGATCATCCTGGACGGACGCAACGCGCTGGACCCGGTCACCTGGCGGGAGGCGGGCTGGACCTACCGCGCGATGGGCCGCCCGCGCGCCTAG
- a CDS encoding peptide MFS transporter, translated as MASSLTKDSASTTGTEKTFLGHPRGLANLFMTEMWERYSFYGMRALLVLYLVAPASQGGLGFNMATATAIYSVYNAMVYLLALPGGWLADRAWGARRTVAIGGTIIMIGHFLLAVPVEISFFIGLAAIALGSGLLKANISTMVGHLYPDKNDPRRDGGFTVFYMGINLGAFFAPLTIGTVGQKVNWHFGFALAGVGMALGLLFFFLGTRHMSADSDVVPTPMSETERAAIIKKILMWLGVAAVAYAALAVSGHFTVDWAIWPLTIAGLVIPAWYLLRIKRDKDLDQVSQSRMSAYVWFFVAAAAFWGIYDQTGSTLSVFAQDNTSNSLFGLDFPSSWFQSLNPLYVMALAPVFAWLWVYLNKRRQEPSTLSKFAFGLTLIGLSFFVMMLAQAASSGGVKVTPLWLCMVYLIQTVGELTLSPVGLSLTTKLAPEKYASQMMGVWFLAVTAGDSVIALLQLIGAPTDSSYWFASQGGLAVLAGVAIFMYRRKVQPLMGGVH; from the coding sequence ATGGCGTCCAGCCTGACGAAGGACTCCGCCAGTACCACTGGCACCGAGAAGACCTTCCTCGGCCACCCCCGCGGCCTGGCCAACCTCTTCATGACGGAGATGTGGGAGCGCTACAGCTTCTACGGCATGCGGGCCCTGCTCGTGCTCTACCTGGTCGCCCCGGCGTCCCAGGGCGGACTCGGGTTCAACATGGCCACGGCCACCGCGATCTACTCCGTCTACAACGCGATGGTGTACCTGCTCGCCCTGCCGGGCGGCTGGCTCGCCGACCGCGCCTGGGGTGCCCGCAGGACGGTGGCCATCGGCGGCACGATCATCATGATCGGCCACTTCCTCCTGGCCGTGCCGGTGGAGATCTCGTTCTTCATCGGTCTCGCGGCCATCGCGCTCGGCTCCGGTCTCCTCAAGGCCAACATCTCCACGATGGTCGGCCACCTGTACCCGGACAAGAACGACCCGCGTCGCGACGGTGGCTTCACGGTCTTCTACATGGGCATCAACCTCGGTGCCTTCTTCGCGCCGCTGACGATCGGCACGGTCGGCCAGAAGGTCAACTGGCACTTCGGCTTCGCGCTCGCCGGTGTGGGCATGGCGCTGGGTCTGCTGTTCTTCTTCCTCGGTACCCGCCACATGTCGGCGGACAGCGACGTCGTCCCGACCCCGATGTCCGAGACCGAGCGCGCCGCGATCATCAAGAAGATCCTGATGTGGCTGGGCGTCGCGGCCGTCGCCTACGCCGCCCTCGCGGTCTCGGGTCACTTCACGGTCGACTGGGCCATCTGGCCGCTGACCATCGCCGGCCTCGTCATCCCGGCCTGGTACCTGCTGCGCATCAAGCGCGACAAGGACCTCGACCAGGTCTCGCAGTCCCGCATGTCGGCGTACGTGTGGTTCTTCGTCGCCGCGGCCGCCTTCTGGGGCATCTACGACCAGACCGGCTCGACGCTCAGCGTGTTCGCGCAGGACAACACCTCGAACAGCCTGTTCGGTCTGGACTTCCCGTCCAGCTGGTTCCAGTCCCTGAACCCGCTGTACGTGATGGCCCTGGCCCCGGTCTTCGCCTGGCTCTGGGTGTACCTGAACAAGCGCCGCCAGGAGCCGAGCACGCTGTCGAAGTTCGCCTTCGGCCTCACGCTCATCGGCCTGTCGTTCTTCGTGATGATGCTGGCCCAGGCCGCCTCCTCCGGCGGCGTCAAGGTCACCCCGCTGTGGCTGTGCATGGTCTACCTGATCCAGACCGTCGGTGAGCTGACGCTCTCCCCGGTCGGCCTCTCCCTGACCACCAAGCTGGCGCCGGAGAAGTACGCCTCGCAGATGATGGGCGTCTGGTTCCTGGCCGTCACGGCCGGCGACTCGGTCATCGCCCTGCTCCAGCTCATCGGCGCGCCGACCGACTCCTCGTACTGGTTCGCCAGCCAGGGCGGCCTCGCCGTCCTCGCCGGTGTCGCGATCTTCATGTACCGCAGGAAGGTCCAGCCCCTCATGGGCGGCGTGCACTGA
- a CDS encoding ATP-binding protein has protein sequence MRRRLINSTLAVVLVVIAVFGVSLVIVETRTISSSAQESVDSEALRLVSVVDSRTLANETINTQVLNEQIDPKRYARIAIPGRPVMELGVKPEGTVIKGTATGERGESVLVEEDRSTVTKEVGRTLLIIGAVALLAIVSAVLLAVRQANKLASPLTDLAETAERLGSGDPRPRHKRYGVPELDRVADVLDSSADRIGRMLTAERRLAADASHQLRTPLTALSMRLEEIALTDDLDTVKEEATIALTQVERLTDVVERLLTNSRDPRTGSAVVFSLDEVVKQQLEEWRPAYRSAGRAIVRSGKTGLKAVGTPGAVAQVLAALIENSLMHGGGTVAVRTRVTGNQAVVEVTDEGPGVPPDLGARIFERSISGRNSTGIGLAVARDLAEADGGRLEMLQQQPAVFALFLSREAGARRDPERTTTIR, from the coding sequence ATGCGCCGTCGACTGATCAACTCCACACTCGCGGTCGTGCTCGTGGTGATCGCGGTCTTCGGCGTCTCCCTCGTCATCGTCGAGACCCGGACCATCAGCAGCAGCGCCCAGGAGAGCGTCGACTCCGAGGCGCTGCGGCTCGTCTCCGTCGTGGACAGCCGCACCCTGGCCAACGAGACGATCAACACGCAGGTCCTGAACGAACAGATCGACCCCAAGCGCTATGCCCGCATCGCGATCCCGGGCCGCCCGGTGATGGAGCTGGGCGTCAAGCCCGAGGGCACCGTCATCAAGGGCACCGCCACGGGCGAGCGCGGCGAGTCCGTCCTGGTCGAGGAGGACCGCTCCACGGTCACCAAGGAGGTCGGGCGCACCCTGCTGATCATCGGCGCGGTCGCCCTGCTCGCCATCGTCTCCGCGGTGCTCCTCGCGGTGCGCCAGGCCAACAAGCTGGCCTCCCCGCTGACCGACCTGGCCGAGACCGCCGAACGGCTCGGCTCCGGCGACCCCCGCCCGCGGCACAAGCGGTACGGGGTGCCCGAGCTCGACCGGGTCGCCGATGTGCTCGACTCCTCCGCCGACCGGATCGGCCGGATGCTCACGGCCGAGCGCCGGCTCGCCGCGGACGCCTCGCACCAGTTGCGCACCCCGCTGACCGCGCTCTCCATGCGCCTGGAGGAGATCGCCCTCACCGACGACCTGGACACGGTCAAGGAGGAGGCCACGATCGCGCTCACCCAGGTCGAGCGGCTCACCGACGTGGTGGAGCGCCTCCTCACCAACAGCCGTGATCCGCGCACCGGTTCGGCCGTGGTCTTCTCGCTCGACGAGGTCGTCAAGCAGCAGCTGGAGGAGTGGCGCCCGGCGTATCGCAGCGCGGGCCGCGCCATCGTGCGCTCCGGCAAGACCGGTCTGAAGGCGGTCGGCACCCCGGGCGCGGTCGCCCAGGTGCTGGCCGCGCTGATCGAGAACTCGCTGATGCACGGCGGCGGCACGGTCGCGGTGCGCACCCGGGTCACCGGCAACCAGGCCGTGGTCGAGGTCACCGACGAGGGCCCCGGCGTGCCGCCCGACCTCGGCGCGCGGATCTTCGAGCGCTCCATCAGCGGCCGCAACTCCACGGGCATCGGCCTGGCCGTCGCCCGCGACCTCGCGGAGGCCGACGGCGGCCGGCTCGAAATGCTCCAGCAGCAGCCGGCCGTGTTCGCGCTCTTCCTCAGCCGTGAGGCGGGCGCGCGCCGCGACCCGGAGCGTACGACGACGATCCGCTGA
- the purE gene encoding 5-(carboxyamino)imidazole ribonucleotide mutase: MSATPVNGPVVGIVMGSDSDWPVMEAAAKALDEFEIRYEVDVVSAHRMPREMIAYGEEAAGRGLKAVIAGAGGAAHLPGMLASVTPLPVIGVPVPLKYLDGMDSLLSIVQMPAGVPVATVSVGGARNAGLLAARILATHDAELLTRMREFQQELNDQATEKGKRLRTKVEGSGAFGFGK; this comes from the coding sequence ATGAGCGCCACTCCTGTCAACGGTCCCGTCGTCGGCATCGTCATGGGTTCGGACTCCGACTGGCCGGTCATGGAGGCCGCCGCCAAGGCGCTCGACGAGTTCGAGATCCGCTACGAGGTCGACGTCGTCTCCGCGCACCGGATGCCGCGCGAAATGATCGCGTACGGCGAGGAGGCCGCGGGCCGCGGCCTCAAGGCGGTCATCGCGGGCGCGGGCGGCGCCGCCCACCTGCCGGGCATGCTCGCCTCGGTGACCCCGCTCCCGGTGATCGGCGTACCCGTGCCGCTGAAGTACCTCGACGGCATGGACTCGCTCCTGTCCATCGTGCAGATGCCGGCCGGGGTGCCGGTCGCGACCGTCTCGGTCGGCGGCGCGCGCAACGCGGGCCTGCTCGCGGCCCGCATCCTCGCCACCCACGACGCCGAACTCCTCACCCGCATGCGGGAGTTCCAGCAGGAGCTGAACGACCAGGCCACCGAGAAGGGCAAGCGGCTGCGGACGAAGGTCGAGGGTTCGGGCGCCTTCGGATTCGGAAAGTGA
- a CDS encoding peptidase: MSYQKRTALALATAVAGSVVLITAPAAQASVVDVNYNCQTPIGAKSAVSPIDIKAVKSGSSYHVTMTFQKGVSSSPVALGAGAMSPSAVINLGGADKGVLAVKGPANTAEIPANTPIKISDLSGTYVPKGDGKVTFTAGVLTIKALGTTTTCTAGNNPGPSLELNVTGAGGSGGASGSGSTGGSGGTGGGEPAALPKTGPLDSVVALGTLGGTVVLVGAAGVLWLTRRHQRA; encoded by the coding sequence GTGTCGTACCAGAAGAGGACAGCTCTCGCGCTGGCGACGGCGGTGGCGGGCTCGGTGGTGCTGATCACCGCGCCCGCGGCCCAGGCGTCCGTCGTGGACGTCAACTACAACTGCCAGACGCCGATCGGCGCGAAGAGTGCCGTCTCGCCCATCGACATCAAGGCGGTCAAGAGCGGCAGTTCCTACCACGTGACCATGACCTTCCAGAAGGGCGTCTCCTCCAGCCCGGTCGCGCTCGGCGCGGGTGCGATGAGCCCCAGTGCCGTGATCAACCTGGGCGGCGCCGACAAGGGCGTCCTCGCGGTCAAGGGTCCCGCCAACACCGCGGAGATACCCGCCAACACCCCTATCAAAATCAGCGACTTGTCGGGGACCTACGTACCCAAGGGCGACGGCAAGGTCACCTTCACCGCGGGTGTCCTCACCATCAAGGCGCTCGGCACCACCACGACCTGCACCGCGGGCAACAACCCCGGCCCCTCCCTGGAGCTGAACGTCACGGGGGCGGGCGGATCGGGTGGTGCCAGTGGGTCGGGCAGTACGGGTGGGTCGGGCGGTACGGGTGGGGGAGAGCCGGCGGCGCTGCCCAAGACGGGCCCCCTCGACTCGGTCGTGGCGCTCGGCACCCTCGGCGGGACCGTCGTCCTGGTCGGCGCGGCCGGAGTGCTCTGGCTGACCCGACGCCATCAGCGGGCCTGA
- a CDS encoding dipeptidase has translation MADLQDDPQTTSAVGELEPPTSAPPPAPPDPDPVPDPDAGDDCLDRARSLLAAHPVADGHNTLAKALAQAPWHDLEIGESSLDTDIPRLRAGGVGAQFWALTAEPGCPDPAGATLERLDRIRTLIASCPAWLRLALTAGDLADARNCGRIASFLGPVAAHALGNSLGTLRAYHLLGVRALALTPGTPWTEPGLSRFGLEVVRESNRLGILLDLSGATPATWRRTIDSSKAPALLSRSAAASLTKHPLNASDDLLAAIGEHGGVCLVSFAPDQIERTGPAVSVREVADHVERVREVAGAAHVGLSGTYGLTTGAPRTSGLEDASCYPTLIAELLGRGWTESEIAALTWENLTRVVRDVEFSARATAPRRAASTATIEDLDGPVGD, from the coding sequence ATGGCAGATTTGCAGGACGACCCCCAGACCACCTCGGCGGTCGGCGAGCTCGAACCGCCGACCTCCGCACCACCTCCCGCCCCGCCCGACCCCGACCCCGTACCCGACCCGGACGCCGGCGACGACTGCCTCGACCGCGCCCGCAGCCTGCTCGCCGCGCACCCCGTGGCGGACGGGCACAACACCCTGGCGAAAGCCCTCGCACAGGCCCCCTGGCACGATCTGGAGATCGGCGAGAGCTCCCTCGACACGGACATCCCCCGGCTGAGGGCCGGCGGCGTAGGCGCGCAGTTCTGGGCGCTGACCGCCGAGCCGGGATGCCCCGACCCGGCCGGCGCCACCCTGGAGCGCCTGGACCGGATCCGTACCCTGATCGCCTCCTGCCCGGCCTGGCTGCGCCTGGCGCTCACCGCGGGCGACCTCGCGGACGCCCGCAACTGCGGCCGCATCGCCTCGTTCCTGGGCCCCGTGGCCGCGCACGCCCTCGGCAACTCGCTCGGCACGCTGCGGGCGTACCACCTCCTCGGGGTACGGGCCCTCGCGCTGACCCCCGGCACCCCCTGGACCGAGCCGGGCCTGTCCCGCTTCGGCCTGGAAGTGGTGCGCGAGTCCAACCGGCTCGGGATACTGCTGGACCTCTCCGGCGCCACCCCCGCCACCTGGCGCCGCACCATCGACTCGTCCAAGGCCCCGGCGCTGCTCTCCCGCTCGGCGGCGGCCTCCCTCACCAAGCACCCCCTGAACGCCTCCGACGACCTGCTCGCCGCGATCGGCGAGCACGGCGGGGTCTGCCTGGTGAGCTTCGCCCCGGACCAGATCGAACGGACCGGCCCGGCCGTCTCCGTACGCGAGGTGGCCGACCACGTCGAGCGCGTACGCGAGGTGGCCGGGGCCGCCCATGTGGGGCTCTCGGGGACGTACGGACTGACCACCGGCGCCCCCCGCACCTCCGGCCTCGAGGACGCCTCCTGCTATCCCACCCTGATCGCCGAACTCCTCGGCCGGGGCTGGACTGAATCCGAGATCGCGGCGCTGACCTGGGAGAACCTGACCCGGGTGGTCCGGGACGTGGAGTTCAGCGCCCGCGCCACCGCCCCACGAAGAGCCGCGTCGACCGCCACCATCGAGGACCTCGACGGGCCGGTGGGGGACTAG
- a CDS encoding GtrA family protein, translated as MSAQGASPSRLRLLVQEVAKFGAVGGLGVLVNMGAFNLLRHATELQVVRASLLATGIAIAFNYVGFRYFTYRDREKSGRARELTLFLLFSVVGAVIENGILYVATYGFGWNSPWQNNFFKFLGIGLGTLFRFWSYRTWVFRALPAREAVQTAESFLDDPRPAVPAKR; from the coding sequence ATGAGTGCACAGGGCGCGTCGCCGTCGCGACTGCGACTGCTGGTACAGGAGGTCGCGAAGTTCGGCGCCGTGGGCGGCCTCGGGGTGCTCGTGAACATGGGCGCCTTCAACCTGCTGCGGCACGCCACCGAGCTCCAGGTGGTGCGGGCCAGCCTGCTCGCCACCGGGATCGCGATCGCCTTCAACTACGTGGGCTTTCGCTACTTCACCTACCGTGACCGCGAGAAGAGCGGCCGGGCCCGTGAGCTGACCCTGTTCCTGCTGTTCAGCGTGGTCGGCGCGGTGATCGAGAACGGCATCCTGTACGTCGCGACGTACGGCTTCGGCTGGAACAGCCCGTGGCAGAACAACTTCTTCAAGTTCCTCGGGATCGGGCTCGGCACCCTGTTCCGCTTCTGGTCCTACCGCACCTGGGTGTTCCGGGCGCTGCCCGCCCGGGAGGCGGTACAGACGGCCGAATCGTTTCTGGACGACCCCCGGCCCGCCGTCCCCGCCAAGCGCTGA